Proteins co-encoded in one Afipia sp. P52-10 genomic window:
- a CDS encoding branched-chain amino acid ABC transporter permease yields the protein MEYVYAVVILIGLYIVLAASFNLIIGYGGLISIAHPIFYAIGAYASAILSRDYGFPIPLAMLAGTLIALVASIMVALPSLRVSGDYLLIASIGFQLGLIEVFKNASWTGGAGGFTNIPAALSASVPREVYVAIVVVVAALAALLVRAIAHGPYGRAMAAMRDDEVAFSALGRNAVAMKVGTFALGSALAGFAGALYAHYFRFVAPEQFDILQSSVVLTMVVVGGIRSTWGPVVGAVLLQALPQAITFLNLPPAVLGPLQGLLFTGLVLVFMFVRPQGLVSAGEVWSATRKGSEHARS from the coding sequence GTGGAATATGTCTATGCGGTCGTGATCCTGATCGGCCTCTACATCGTCCTTGCCGCGAGCTTCAATCTCATCATCGGCTACGGCGGACTGATCTCGATCGCTCATCCGATCTTCTATGCGATTGGTGCCTATGCATCGGCTATTCTGTCGCGCGACTATGGTTTTCCCATTCCGCTCGCCATGTTGGCCGGCACGCTCATCGCGCTTGTAGCGTCGATCATGGTAGCATTGCCATCGCTCAGGGTATCCGGCGACTATCTGTTGATCGCGTCAATCGGCTTCCAGCTCGGTCTGATCGAGGTGTTCAAGAACGCGTCGTGGACCGGTGGCGCCGGCGGTTTCACCAACATTCCAGCGGCTCTGTCAGCCTCGGTACCGCGTGAGGTCTATGTCGCGATCGTCGTCGTGGTGGCGGCGCTCGCCGCGCTGTTGGTGCGTGCGATCGCCCACGGCCCCTACGGCCGGGCTATGGCGGCGATGCGCGATGATGAAGTTGCGTTTTCGGCGCTGGGTCGCAATGCCGTGGCAATGAAGGTGGGAACCTTCGCGTTGGGTTCGGCGCTGGCCGGGTTCGCCGGAGCGCTCTATGCCCACTACTTTCGATTCGTCGCGCCGGAGCAGTTCGACATTCTGCAATCCTCGGTGGTTCTGACGATGGTTGTCGTCGGCGGTATTCGCTCCACTTGGGGACCTGTCGTCGGAGCTGTGCTTCTCCAGGCATTGCCGCAGGCCATCACCTTCCTCAATCTGCCGCCAGCCGTGCTTGGTCCGCTGCAGGGATTGCTGTTCACCGGCCTCGTGCTCGTCTTCATGTTCGTGCGGCCGCAGGGGTTGGTTTCGGCGGGCGAGGTCTGGTCCGCCACACGCAAGGGATCCGAGCATGCCCGTTCTTGA
- a CDS encoding ABC transporter ATP-binding protein — MPVLEIAQLNKSFDGIIVADGIDLTLEAGRIVGLIGPNGAGKTSLFNLVSGIFPPDSGSITLDGQSLKGRKPYERARLGLSRTWQNLRLFPSLTVLDNLLVAPRHYAGESLLRLMFTPGSVRAAEKKDHRKALDVLERTGLASVAQRPASDLTFGQQKLVGVARALMNDCRCLLLDEPMAGVEGQAYQTIQKVVRDIAASGVAVCVVEHNVAFIRDLCDEGVFMFAGKVLARGPVEVLIADPRLTELYFGT, encoded by the coding sequence ATGCCCGTTCTTGAGATCGCGCAGCTCAACAAGAGTTTCGATGGTATCATCGTCGCCGACGGCATTGATCTGACGCTCGAGGCTGGCCGGATCGTCGGACTGATCGGCCCGAATGGGGCCGGAAAAACCTCGCTGTTCAATCTGGTCTCCGGCATCTTCCCGCCGGATTCGGGCTCGATCACACTCGATGGTCAGTCGCTGAAGGGGCGCAAGCCCTATGAACGTGCCCGTCTTGGCCTGAGCCGAACCTGGCAAAACCTGCGGCTCTTTCCATCGCTCACTGTGCTCGACAACTTACTGGTTGCGCCCCGCCACTATGCCGGCGAGAGCCTGCTGCGGCTGATGTTCACGCCCGGATCGGTGCGCGCGGCGGAGAAGAAAGATCACCGTAAGGCACTGGATGTGCTCGAGCGCACCGGATTGGCATCGGTTGCGCAGCGCCCGGCCTCAGACCTCACTTTCGGTCAGCAGAAGCTGGTTGGCGTTGCTCGAGCGTTGATGAACGACTGCCGCTGCCTGCTGCTCGACGAGCCTATGGCAGGCGTCGAGGGACAGGCGTACCAGACGATTCAGAAGGTGGTGCGCGATATCGCCGCTTCCGGCGTCGCAGTCTGCGTCGTCGAGCACAACGTCGCGTTCATCCGCGATCTCTGCGATGAGGGTGTCTTTATGTTCGCGGGCAAGGTCTTGGCGCGCGGCCCTGTCGAGGTGCTGATCGCAGATCCGCGTCTCACCGAGCTCTATTTCGGGACCTAA
- a CDS encoding ABC transporter ATP-binding protein, whose amino-acid sequence MLEIDKLSARFGTLTALHGISLSLEPGARLGVFGHNGAGKTTLLRCIVGAHAPAVGSVTFDGRPIEPGKVPETVRRGIAFVPQGHNVFPTLSVERNLHVAGLLFDQSFISEVLKVFPVLEERKAQRAGSMSGGEQQMLALGMALMTQPKWLLLDEPSTGLAPVIVRNVMAQMRKVNEAFGTGLIVVEQNVPATLKLVDSALILKSGQAVFQGAAAELQAKPDLWEWF is encoded by the coding sequence ATGCTCGAGATCGACAAGCTAAGCGCGCGTTTCGGGACGCTCACGGCGCTGCACGGGATATCCCTGTCGCTTGAGCCGGGCGCGCGGCTCGGTGTCTTCGGCCACAACGGCGCGGGCAAGACGACGCTGCTGCGCTGTATCGTTGGCGCGCACGCGCCGGCCGTCGGATCGGTGACGTTCGACGGCAGGCCCATTGAACCGGGCAAGGTGCCCGAGACGGTCCGTCGCGGGATCGCGTTCGTGCCGCAGGGGCACAACGTCTTTCCGACTTTGTCGGTCGAGCGCAACCTGCATGTTGCAGGCCTGCTGTTTGATCAGTCGTTCATCTCCGAGGTGCTGAAGGTCTTCCCGGTTCTGGAAGAGCGCAAGGCGCAGCGCGCGGGATCGATGTCCGGCGGCGAGCAGCAGATGCTTGCCCTCGGCATGGCGCTGATGACGCAGCCGAAATGGCTCTTGCTCGACGAGCCCTCGACCGGGCTCGCTCCCGTCATCGTCCGTAACGTGATGGCGCAGATGCGCAAGGTCAACGAAGCCTTCGGTACCGGATTGATCGTGGTCGAGCAGAACGTGCCAGCGACGCTCAAACTGGTCGATAGCGCGCTGATCCTGAAGTCCGGCCAGGCCGTATTCCAGGGAGCTGCCGCCGAACTTCAGGCCAAGCCTGACCTGTGGGAGTGGTTCTAA
- a CDS encoding MmgE/PrpD family protein, whose protein sequence is MAAGSSGERTRSAEAFRALCDWSAAAASRPLPEAVRRRAALILADDLGAMVAASAEPQVSAAVEGFAASSSATAEATVFAPGTRRLDRYAAAAANGMAAAWCELDEGFRLAPCHAGAYLLPALLVEAEARDASVVEVLSGLARAYELTARLALAFPFATMTVHPHAAFATVGAAAGAGIMRGLDGAKLADAVSAAASMTFAGPFGIAPDGALVRNAWTAAGAWIGLRAADWTAHGIAGLASTPYDVFVTVFGTGSAPEAMTNGLGERWAVEDGYHKIFACCQYAHSALEATLELGARAAKDGRSVTDLAEIVVETHPKGMSLVTVEPATVLGAKFSMPHAVAAGAWLGTGGQAAFTAETLSDPAIATLRRKVTLAPHPAIGSPPHDRPARVTWRFADGVSWSADCASARGGADQPFSEEAMIAKLGESTSRVFPAMAAPLAALVRNEDSWGERRWREMLAAMLMENSS, encoded by the coding sequence ATGGCGGCTGGTTCGTCCGGGGAGCGGACGCGTTCCGCAGAGGCTTTTCGGGCGCTCTGCGATTGGTCGGCGGCCGCAGCATCCCGGCCGTTGCCCGAGGCCGTGCGTCGTCGCGCCGCGCTGATCCTCGCCGACGATCTCGGCGCGATGGTCGCGGCGTCGGCCGAGCCTCAGGTTTCCGCCGCCGTTGAAGGCTTCGCGGCATCGTCCTCGGCGACTGCCGAGGCGACGGTGTTCGCTCCCGGCACTCGCCGGTTGGATCGGTACGCCGCCGCGGCAGCCAACGGCATGGCGGCTGCGTGGTGCGAGTTGGACGAGGGCTTTCGCCTCGCCCCCTGTCACGCCGGTGCCTATCTGTTGCCAGCGCTGCTGGTGGAGGCCGAGGCTCGTGACGCGTCCGTCGTCGAGGTGCTGTCAGGACTGGCGCGTGCCTATGAACTGACGGCGCGGCTGGCATTGGCTTTTCCTTTCGCCACGATGACGGTGCATCCGCATGCTGCCTTCGCGACGGTGGGTGCTGCGGCCGGTGCGGGCATCATGCGCGGCCTTGATGGAGCGAAGCTCGCTGATGCGGTGTCCGCCGCTGCAAGCATGACGTTCGCCGGCCCGTTCGGCATCGCGCCAGATGGTGCGCTGGTGCGCAATGCCTGGACGGCCGCCGGCGCCTGGATCGGCCTCCGCGCCGCCGATTGGACCGCGCATGGCATCGCGGGTCTCGCCAGCACGCCCTACGATGTCTTTGTCACTGTTTTCGGGACCGGTAGCGCGCCGGAGGCGATGACCAATGGCCTCGGCGAGCGTTGGGCCGTCGAAGACGGCTACCACAAGATCTTCGCCTGCTGTCAATACGCCCATTCGGCACTCGAGGCGACGCTGGAACTCGGCGCGCGTGCCGCGAAGGATGGACGCTCGGTGACCGATCTCGCGGAGATCGTGGTGGAAACGCATCCGAAGGGGATGTCCCTCGTCACGGTCGAACCCGCGACGGTGCTTGGCGCCAAGTTCTCGATGCCGCATGCGGTCGCTGCTGGTGCGTGGCTCGGTACAGGCGGGCAGGCGGCGTTCACCGCTGAGACGCTGAGCGATCCCGCGATCGCGACGTTGCGGCGCAAGGTGACCCTCGCACCTCATCCGGCGATCGGTTCTCCGCCGCACGATCGTCCGGCGCGGGTGACGTGGCGTTTCGCCGATGGGGTGAGCTGGAGTGCTGATTGCGCCAGCGCGCGTGGCGGTGCCGATCAACCGTTTTCGGAGGAGGCGATGATCGCCAAGCTCGGCGAGAGCACCTCTAGAGTATTCCCGGCGATGGCCGCGCCGCTCGCGGCGCTGGTGCGCAACGAGGATAGTTGGGGTGAGCGCCGCTGGCGCGAGATGCTGGCGGCGATGCTGATGGAGAATTCATCATGA
- a CDS encoding FAD-binding protein, which yields MSADVDLLVIGAGGCGLAAAIAGHDAGLSTAVVEKLDRPGGNSSLSTGSVPAANSRFQREAGINDDPETYARDLMGIAKETDDFALVKRLTEVSAETVEWLVDTVGARMQLITAYKHIGHSVPRLHAPVSRRGQDLVDDLIAAAGRRDIPIAVGNAVKGLIVEDGAVRGAVIDSSDGLSRIVARKTVLAVNGFAGDPDLVRRFCPEIAGAQYFGARGSTGEAIRWGEALGAGLANMAAYQGYAAVAHPHGSLLSWTTIEKGGFLVGADGRRFGDESLGYSGYARIVLGQGEYSFAIFDQKIFDIAAQEEEFAELARYGGVKKADSVAELAEPYGLDPAALTEELERYNAAASGEQKDRFGRKDFGLGPLVAPFYGCRTVPGLFHTQGGLRIDGDARVLTTKGVPVPNLFAGGGAAAGISGRSGALGYASGNGLLSAIALGRLAALAAAREIRSEA from the coding sequence ATGAGCGCGGATGTCGACCTTCTGGTGATCGGCGCCGGCGGTTGTGGCCTGGCCGCCGCCATTGCCGGTCATGATGCGGGTCTCTCGACGGCCGTTGTCGAGAAGCTGGATCGTCCGGGCGGCAACTCCTCGCTCTCCACTGGTTCAGTGCCGGCCGCCAACAGTCGCTTTCAGCGCGAGGCGGGGATCAACGATGATCCCGAAACCTATGCGCGTGATCTGATGGGGATCGCCAAGGAGACCGATGATTTCGCGTTGGTGAAGCGCCTGACCGAAGTCTCGGCAGAGACCGTGGAATGGCTCGTCGATACGGTCGGCGCGCGCATGCAGCTCATCACTGCCTATAAGCATATCGGCCACTCCGTGCCGCGCCTGCATGCTCCGGTCTCCCGTCGGGGCCAGGACCTTGTCGATGATCTGATTGCAGCCGCCGGGCGGCGTGACATTCCGATTGCCGTCGGCAATGCGGTCAAGGGGCTGATCGTCGAAGACGGCGCCGTACGCGGCGCGGTGATCGACAGCAGCGATGGCCTTTCGCGGATCGTCGCGCGCAAGACGGTGCTTGCGGTCAACGGCTTTGCTGGAGATCCCGATCTCGTGCGACGCTTCTGCCCGGAAATTGCTGGCGCACAGTATTTTGGAGCGCGCGGCTCCACCGGCGAAGCCATTCGCTGGGGCGAAGCGCTCGGGGCCGGCCTTGCGAACATGGCGGCATATCAAGGCTACGCTGCCGTCGCGCATCCGCATGGCAGTCTGCTGTCCTGGACGACGATCGAGAAAGGCGGCTTCCTGGTCGGCGCCGATGGTCGTCGTTTCGGTGACGAAAGCCTTGGTTATTCCGGCTACGCGCGGATTGTGCTCGGCCAGGGCGAGTATTCCTTCGCAATCTTCGACCAGAAGATATTCGACATCGCGGCACAAGAGGAGGAGTTTGCCGAACTCGCGCGTTATGGCGGCGTCAAGAAGGCCGACAGCGTTGCCGAACTCGCCGAACCCTATGGGCTAGATCCGGCCGCACTGACCGAGGAATTGGAGCGCTACAACGCGGCTGCTTCTGGCGAGCAGAAGGATCGCTTTGGTCGCAAGGACTTTGGCCTTGGCCCGCTTGTTGCTCCCTTCTATGGCTGCCGCACTGTGCCGGGTCTCTTCCACACGCAGGGCGGTCTGCGGATCGACGGCGATGCTCGCGTGCTCACGACGAAGGGTGTGCCGGTACCGAATTTGTTCGCCGGTGGCGGCGCAGCCGCCGGCATCAGCGGCCGTTCCGGTGCATTAGGTTACGCATCCGGCAACGGCCTGCTTTCGGCGATCGCGCTTGGCCGGCTGGCCGCGCTCGCGGCGGCTCGCGAAATCAGGAGCGAAGCGTGA
- a CDS encoding MmgE/PrpD family protein, with product MSTLARKIVTRWAECEAQPLPDGVAEAARMHLLDAIGVGLASAGSAIGSPYQAYADRRVAFGPASVFGRNEGTGPADAAMLNGGLIHSLEYDDTHTASIVHGSAVLAATALAAGEAYAATGADVLRAYALGWDVLIRFGQAAPGSFQAVGFQITSVGGALVAALIAARLMRLDNDKTVAAVGIALSQASGVFEFLSNGATVKSLHPGWAAHAGIVAAGLAEAGLTGPETSLEGRFGLFRGFARDEAAPDRLDADIATLGDVWHLTDAAFKFYPCCHYLHPFIEAAGQLAERGVMAASIEKLVCRVPEGAAGIICEPWAAKRAPASGHAARWSLPIAVAARLIDGKIDLDTFETPVSAAVRALAKRLEWEPLPGADFPRRFEAEIVCHLHNGDEQHVRVDDVYGNRSRPADPAAVLAKFRANAERSLPAASVFALETAMSRLERAHDLTELTAALRGRAEN from the coding sequence GTGAGCACCCTCGCACGCAAGATCGTCACACGCTGGGCGGAGTGTGAGGCCCAGCCGTTGCCTGATGGTGTTGCTGAAGCGGCGCGGATGCACTTGCTTGACGCGATCGGTGTCGGTCTCGCATCGGCGGGAAGCGCGATCGGTTCGCCCTATCAGGCTTACGCGGATCGCCGCGTTGCGTTCGGCCCGGCCAGCGTTTTCGGTCGGAACGAGGGTACTGGTCCGGCAGATGCGGCGATGCTCAATGGCGGACTAATCCATAGCCTCGAATATGACGATACGCATACCGCCTCCATCGTCCACGGCAGCGCCGTGCTGGCGGCAACGGCGCTCGCTGCGGGCGAGGCTTATGCAGCGACGGGTGCCGATGTGCTGCGTGCCTATGCGCTCGGCTGGGATGTGCTGATCCGCTTCGGTCAGGCCGCACCTGGCAGCTTTCAGGCAGTGGGTTTCCAGATCACGTCAGTCGGCGGAGCACTGGTGGCGGCGCTGATCGCGGCGCGGCTCATGCGGCTCGACAATGATAAGACCGTCGCGGCCGTTGGTATTGCCCTCAGTCAGGCGTCGGGCGTGTTTGAATTCCTGAGCAATGGCGCGACTGTGAAGTCATTGCATCCCGGTTGGGCTGCCCACGCCGGCATTGTCGCCGCAGGTCTTGCCGAAGCTGGCCTCACCGGTCCCGAGACGAGCCTTGAAGGTCGTTTCGGCCTGTTTCGCGGCTTCGCCCGCGATGAGGCCGCGCCTGATCGGCTGGATGCTGACATCGCAACGCTCGGTGACGTCTGGCACCTGACCGATGCCGCCTTCAAGTTCTATCCCTGTTGCCATTATCTGCATCCCTTCATCGAGGCGGCCGGACAACTGGCGGAACGTGGCGTCATGGCTGCTTCGATCGAAAAACTGGTCTGTCGCGTGCCGGAAGGGGCTGCCGGGATTATTTGCGAGCCGTGGGCTGCCAAGCGTGCTCCGGCTTCGGGGCATGCGGCGCGCTGGAGCCTGCCAATTGCCGTCGCGGCTCGGCTGATCGACGGCAAGATCGACCTCGATACCTTTGAGACGCCGGTATCGGCCGCCGTTCGCGCGCTCGCAAAGCGGCTCGAGTGGGAGCCGTTGCCTGGCGCAGATTTCCCGCGACGCTTCGAGGCCGAAATTGTCTGTCATCTGCACAATGGTGACGAGCAGCATGTGCGCGTCGACGATGTCTATGGCAATCGGAGCCGACCGGCAGACCCTGCCGCCGTGTTGGCGAAGTTCCGTGCCAATGCCGAACGCTCGCTGCCCGCAGCATCAGTCTTCGCGTTGGAGACCGCAATGTCACGGCTCGAGCGCGCTCACGATCTGACGGAACTCACGGCTGCGTTGCGGGGCCGCGCTGAAAACTGA
- a CDS encoding dihydroorotase family protein, translated as MAAFDLVIRGGEAVLPGTGLTACDIAIKDGRIAAILAPGAAASASEDISATGLLVMPGAIDVHLHLGHGKDISRPRVADDADRETAAAVAGGVTTFIPYLMATEPFETLFDEVVAVTEAGARIDFGYHFVISTEAQLAGVPRYISDYGAPSFKIFMNNRGGEGARLGLPDIDDGFLLRLSEAAARHGGMVCPHPETIELAWVLRDRMKAEDPNGKGGLATWNASRPPFVEADAVQRAAYVAHVAGAPLYVVHTSSTEAIEAALRHRRAGAAVHIETCPHYLTHDISWEKGDIGKINPPLRQAADRERLWQGVSNGEVDTIGTDHIHRDLSSKDGGIWAASPGCPGLETMLPVMLSEGYHKRGIPLERIAAITSTNPARIMGLGDRKGAVAVGLDADLTFIDLNAEWTLGRDDILSSAGYSIYDGWRFKGRIRHTLVRGRFSFRDGALVDGSRGFGRYVRRVLS; from the coding sequence ATGGCAGCATTCGATCTGGTCATTCGCGGTGGCGAGGCGGTCCTACCCGGCACCGGCCTGACCGCCTGCGACATTGCCATCAAGGACGGCCGCATCGCTGCGATCCTGGCGCCGGGGGCAGCCGCATCCGCAAGCGAGGATATTTCGGCAACGGGGCTCCTGGTCATGCCGGGTGCGATCGATGTCCATCTCCATCTCGGCCACGGCAAGGACATCTCCCGCCCCCGCGTCGCGGACGATGCCGATCGCGAAACGGCGGCGGCAGTTGCCGGCGGGGTCACGACCTTCATTCCTTATCTGATGGCGACCGAGCCGTTCGAGACGCTGTTTGACGAGGTGGTCGCAGTCACCGAGGCGGGGGCACGTATCGACTTCGGCTATCACTTTGTGATCTCGACGGAGGCCCAACTCGCCGGCGTGCCGCGTTATATTTCCGACTATGGTGCGCCGAGTTTCAAGATCTTCATGAATAACCGCGGCGGCGAGGGCGCGCGCCTCGGTCTGCCGGATATCGATGACGGTTTCCTGCTTCGGCTCAGTGAAGCGGCCGCGCGACATGGCGGCATGGTCTGTCCGCATCCGGAGACGATCGAACTCGCCTGGGTGCTGCGTGATCGCATGAAGGCCGAGGATCCGAACGGGAAGGGGGGACTTGCCACCTGGAATGCCTCGCGTCCGCCCTTCGTCGAGGCCGACGCGGTGCAACGGGCGGCCTATGTCGCTCACGTCGCTGGTGCTCCGCTTTACGTGGTGCATACGTCATCCACGGAAGCGATCGAGGCGGCGCTGCGGCATCGCCGAGCCGGCGCAGCCGTCCATATCGAGACGTGCCCGCACTATCTGACCCATGACATCAGTTGGGAGAAGGGCGATATCGGCAAGATCAACCCACCGCTGCGCCAGGCGGCCGACCGCGAACGACTCTGGCAGGGGGTTTCGAATGGCGAGGTCGATACGATCGGTACGGATCACATTCACCGCGATCTCTCCTCCAAGGATGGGGGGATCTGGGCGGCCTCGCCGGGCTGTCCAGGCTTGGAGACGATGCTGCCGGTCATGCTCAGTGAGGGATACCATAAGCGTGGCATCCCGCTCGAACGCATCGCAGCGATCACGTCCACGAATCCGGCGCGCATCATGGGATTGGGCGATCGCAAGGGCGCCGTCGCAGTCGGCCTTGATGCCGACCTCACCTTCATCGATCTCAACGCGGAATGGACGCTGGGCCGGGACGATATTCTCTCCAGCGCCGGCTATTCGATCTACGATGGCTGGCGGTTCAAGGGCCGAATTCGCCACACGCTCGTCCGCGGTCGGTTCTCATTCCGGGACGGTGCGCTCGTGGACGGTTCGCGCGGCTTTGGCCGGTACGTTCGCCGAGTGTTGTCCTGA
- a CDS encoding response regulator transcription factor — MSSEIVLCIEDNPEISELIVEVLEEEGFKVSVVANGAEALKALQPPPSLVLCDLDLPGLSGFEVLERARRDNLLPLSVPFIFVTAYAQRANQLQARSLGCDDFLSKPIDFEMLVLIIRHRLTLARELTPAKPNFALTERETEILTWIARGKSSSAIAIILGVTERTVQFHVNNVIQKTGTATRAQAAAQCAQLGIIKP, encoded by the coding sequence GTGAGCTCGGAGATCGTCCTGTGCATCGAAGACAATCCAGAGATCAGCGAACTGATCGTGGAGGTTCTCGAAGAGGAAGGCTTCAAGGTCTCGGTCGTCGCCAACGGCGCCGAAGCGCTGAAGGCCTTGCAGCCGCCGCCCAGCCTCGTCCTGTGCGATCTCGATCTGCCTGGCCTTTCCGGATTCGAGGTGCTGGAGCGAGCGCGCAGAGACAACCTCCTGCCGCTCTCAGTGCCGTTCATTTTCGTGACGGCTTATGCCCAGCGCGCCAACCAATTGCAGGCGCGCAGCCTTGGCTGCGATGATTTCCTGAGCAAACCGATCGACTTCGAGATGCTGGTACTGATCATCCGCCACCGCCTGACGCTCGCGCGTGAGCTGACCCCGGCAAAGCCGAATTTTGCGTTGACCGAGCGGGAAACGGAGATTCTCACCTGGATCGCACGCGGCAAGTCGTCTTCCGCCATCGCCATCATTCTCGGCGTCACCGAGCGAACGGTGCAGTTCCACGTGAACAATGTGATCCAAAAGACCGGCACGGCGACGCGCGCGCAGGCCGCGGCGCAATGCGCCCAGCTGGGAATCATCAAACCCTGA
- a CDS encoding sensor histidine kinase KdpD, protein MQASPLRETGLSIGIGLSILAIFVFDIIVAPDDVSIAFMYTIPIFASIIAPHRSIYGFAMLTTALSLAGLVTMPPDAGISLYVNRTIAILMQWIAAALVTSRRNTEQLLHQNLHAEQLKTERQRRFLDIASHEIGTSLTTIDGQAFRLARRRAVIAPAEMSERSGKIRGAVRHIQALIRHIQLVAEVEDEAFRLQHTDVSLAAVIDNCVAHVKETYPQAAITVDTAALPATLKLDSFMICQIIENIVSNAAKYSPPGASISIAGSTDGDHAILIVTDKGRGIPADDLENVFAVYYRAQNSHDVHGTGVGLYVAERFTTAHGGTIAIDSQLGVGTKLTLRLPLMEIPL, encoded by the coding sequence ATGCAGGCGAGCCCGCTGCGCGAGACCGGCCTGTCGATCGGAATAGGTCTTTCGATTCTCGCGATCTTCGTGTTCGATATCATCGTCGCGCCCGACGACGTGTCGATTGCGTTCATGTACACGATCCCCATCTTCGCTTCGATCATCGCGCCTCACCGCAGCATCTATGGATTTGCCATGCTGACGACTGCACTCTCGTTGGCTGGCCTCGTGACCATGCCGCCCGACGCGGGCATCAGCTTGTACGTCAACCGGACGATCGCCATCCTGATGCAATGGATTGCCGCCGCGCTGGTGACATCGCGCCGCAACACCGAGCAGCTTCTGCACCAGAACCTGCATGCGGAGCAGCTGAAGACCGAGCGCCAGCGACGTTTCCTCGACATCGCCTCGCATGAGATCGGCACCTCACTGACGACCATCGACGGCCAGGCCTTCCGTCTCGCACGCCGCAGGGCGGTGATCGCCCCCGCCGAGATGAGCGAGCGCAGCGGCAAAATTCGCGGCGCCGTGCGCCACATCCAGGCGCTGATCCGGCACATTCAGCTTGTCGCCGAGGTCGAAGACGAAGCCTTCCGCCTGCAACACACTGACGTTTCGCTGGCTGCGGTGATCGACAATTGTGTCGCACACGTCAAGGAAACCTATCCGCAGGCCGCCATCACCGTCGACACGGCAGCGCTACCCGCGACGCTGAAACTCGACTCGTTCATGATCTGCCAGATCATCGAGAACATCGTTTCAAATGCGGCGAAGTACTCGCCGCCCGGAGCCTCGATCAGCATCGCCGGCTCGACGGATGGCGACCACGCCATTCTCATCGTCACCGACAAGGGACGGGGTATTCCGGCCGACGACCTGGAGAACGTGTTCGCCGTTTACTACCGGGCGCAGAACAGCCACGACGTCCATGGGACCGGCGTCGGACTTTATGTGGCCGAGCGATTTACAACTGCGCACGGCGGAACCATCGCTATCGACAGCCAGCTCGGCGTCGGTACCAAGCTTACACTACGCCTCCCGCTCATGGAGATACCCCTGTGA
- a CDS encoding tripartite tricarboxylate transporter TctB family protein — MRARDYRDICGGGFLAVLGASAALYATTALDVGNIVRMGPGMFPAAVGCILAVLGVAILLPALFRSGEFPAIDWRSFLTILASILAFALMIRPFGMVPAIVAQTLIASRADSKLSLFGATVLAACVASGAALIFKVGLGAPVATVNWPW, encoded by the coding sequence ATGCGTGCGCGAGACTATCGAGATATTTGTGGTGGTGGGTTCCTCGCCGTACTCGGCGCTAGCGCCGCGCTCTATGCGACGACAGCGCTCGACGTTGGAAACATCGTGCGCATGGGACCGGGCATGTTCCCGGCGGCCGTGGGTTGCATCCTCGCTGTGCTCGGTGTTGCGATTCTATTGCCGGCCCTGTTTCGCTCGGGCGAGTTTCCAGCCATTGATTGGCGTTCGTTCCTGACGATTCTCGCGTCCATCTTGGCATTTGCGCTGATGATCCGACCCTTCGGCATGGTGCCTGCGATCGTTGCGCAAACGCTGATTGCGAGCCGGGCCGACAGCAAGCTGTCATTGTTTGGGGCAACGGTGCTCGCCGCTTGCGTGGCGTCGGGTGCCGCGCTGATCTTTAAAGTCGGCCTCGGCGCACCTGTTGCTACCGTAAATTGGCCTTGGTGA